From one Plasmodium malariae genome assembly, chromosome: 12 genomic stretch:
- a CDS encoding transcription factor with AP2 domain(s), putative: MDENTNTELNFNSLILPLDGKSTHHSINSVSNNNSNNGNNKGNNNNNNLNSTTTMNLSTNISNNMSESVNNNLNSSMSSSMGNNIGTNMGSNMSHHLSNNMSNNMSNNMSHNISNNINSNLNNNINSNLNNNINSNLNNNINNNVKTNMNSNVNINLNNNVNNSINSNINKNVNNGINSSMNNNNSNNSINNISRGGGVENGGLNNTAGPVPPMEPVVVEVKKKVGRPKGAVSANKIIKKEEKVSTSSSGYPGVSWNKRMCAWLAFFYDGASRRSRTFHPKHFNMDKEKARLAAVDFMKTLENNGRKKLTKNKAGRNKTKHLNNDHLAALHNSDVANSLNTLNSNNNNLQMQLMSMNPGFYMQNINRNFNMSSMSANERNNLNNTFNSLNNNSSMNNLTKNMQEQNALYIHNSNNSLFNNNMHLINNTNNNLNCNNSNNNNNNNSNNGNTNLHYLNDLIFHSNLLQGAAAGGSNVSFHDRNMNNSANDLLNLEENLGLQKKEVEGLMNALFRQNYNMNLNMSSIDKHFMQNSTSNNNNNNASNNNGISNNNNNNNNSNNHQVMNTSPSHSGGGNSNNSGNGNNSINNNNSVNNKSTSNSINNNSSQNAHMYISNHKNDAFDNNSNSNINSNINSNINSNINSNINNGINNSINNSINNSINNSINNNNNNESNNNNNPSNLSSFYDYNFDIYRGNLSPHLLDMVNRMNNDLKEGKNLDNLNDDINDLNFRLHENSAWINQLRHSHNNLCNNLNNNHCDLCDTNVSPDHNNSNNLKNQIEINKRKKSGSSIPVNNRKNELLDENNNNNNNCNNNNNNNCNNNANNNCNNNNTNTFDMNNLPCNCPAQLRNQKNHNLFCMFYNHSNTPPPNDNSYNYLPWNNASSNNNIMNNMEKSEKLVDNTNGNNNTNSTNTNNNSRNVGDANNVICISTNNNNNPNNALQQNAKILSHTLDMNQKRSSHTSQYSTNPNIQDIQKQLHFQNQQNMNTPELHNPMQIVKQGSGNNYQQKNMNNNNNTKKKGPKEGRKTLSGAPHDLSMQHHQPSSKKSSVSSNFIEHNNLCTKLNSIINFEWISSDLKLHQNGNKQGSFDENDT, from the coding sequence ATGgatgaaaatacaaatacgGAGCTAAATTTTAACTCCTTAATTTTACCACTTGATGGTAAGAGCACGCATCATAGCATTAACAGtgttagtaataataacagtaacaatGGGAACAATAAgggcaataataataataataatttaaatagtaCTACTACTATGAATTTGAGTACtaatataagtaataatatgaGCGAGAGTGtgaataataatttgaacAGTAGTATGAGCAGTAGTATGGGAAATAATATAGGAACTAATATGGGCAGTAATATGAGCCATCATTTGAGCAATAATATGAGCAATAATATGAGCAATAATATGAGTcataatattagtaataatataaatagtaatttaaataataatataaatagtaatttaaataataatataaatagtaatttaaataataatataaataacaatgtaaaaacaaatatgaaCAGTAATGTAAACATCAATTTGAACAACAATGTGAACAACAGTATAAACAGTAACATAAACAAAAACGTAAACAATGGCATAAACAGTAGTatgaacaataataacagtaataatagtattaacAATATAAGCAGGGGGGGAGGTGTTGAAAATGGTGGACTGAATAACACAGCTGGACCAGTTCCACCAATGGAACCTGTAGTAGTAGAAGTGAAAAAGAAAGTGGGTAGACCAAAAGGAGCGGTATCAGCAaataagataataaaaaaagaagaaaaggtTTCTACGTCATCTTCAGGCTATCCAGGAGTTAGTTGGAATAAACGAATGTGTGCATGGttagcttttttttatgatggTGCATCAAGAAGAAGTAGAACATTTCATCCAAAACATTTCAATATGGATAAGGAAAAGGCTAGATTAGCAGCTGTAGATTTTATGAAAACATTAGAAAAtaatggaagaaaaaaattaacaaagaATAAAGCAGGAAGAAATAAAACgaaacatttaaataatgatcATTTGGCAGCATTACATAATAGTGATGTTGCTAATAGTTTGAATACCTTAAATTcaaataacaataatttaCAAATGCAATTAATGTCAATGAATCCAGGATTTTACatgcaaaatataaatagaaattttaatatgtcAAGTATGTCAGCTAATGAgagaaataatttaaataatacttttaattcgttaaataataattctagtatgaataatttaaCCAAAAATATGCAAGAGCAAAATGCTTTATATATTCacaatagtaataactcgttatttaataataatatgcatttaattaataacacgaataataacttaaattgtaataatagtaataataataataataataatagtaacaatggTAATACCAACTTGCATTATTTGAATGATCTAATTTTTCATTCAAATTTGCTTCAAGGAGCAGCAGCAGGTGGTAGTAACGTTTCATTTCATGACagaaatatgaataatagcGCAAACGACTTGTTAAATTTAGAGGAAAATTTGGGATTGCAGAAAAAAGAAGTTGAAGGTTTAATGAATGCTTTATTTagacaaaattataatatgaatCTAAATATGTCAAGTATTGATAAGCATTTTATGCAAAACAGTAcgagtaataataataataataatgctagtaataataatggtataagtaataataataataataataataatagtaacaaccATCAGGTTATGAATACATCTCCATCACATAGTGGTGGTGGAAATAGTAACAATAGTGGTAACGGTAACAACTCCattaacaacaataatagtGTAAATAATAAGAGTACATCAAATTCTATTAACAATAATTCTTCGCAGAATGCGCACATGTATATTTCAAATCATAAAAATGATGCATTtgataataacagtaatagtaatattaatagtaatattaatagtaatattaatagtaatattaatagtaatattaataatggtattaataatagtattaataatagtattaataatagtattaataatagtattaataataataataataacgaatctaataataataacaaccCATCTAACTTATCCAGTTTTTATGATTATAATTTTGACATATATAGAGGGAATTTATCCCCCCATTTACTTGATATGGTAAATAGAATGAACAATGATTTAAAGGAGGGGAAAAATTTAGATAATCTAAATGATGatataaatgatttaaatTTCCGTTTACATGAAAACTCAGCATGGATAAATCAACTAAGACATTCccataataatttatgtaacaATTTAAATAACAATCATTGTGATTTATGTGATACTAACGTTTCACCAgatcataataatagtaataacttaaaaaatcaaatagaaataaacaaaagaaagaaaTCAGGTAGTTCTATCCCTGtgaataatagaaaaaatgaattgcttgatgaaaataataataataataataattgtaataataataataataataattgtaataataatgctaataataactgtaataataataatactaatacttttgatatgaataatttaccATGTAATTGTCCTGCACAGTTAAGAAACCAGAAAAACCATAATCTTTTTTGCATGTTTTACAATCATTCAAATACACCTCCCCCAAATGataattcttataattatttacctTGGAATAATGCTtcttcaaataataatattatgaataacaTGGAAAAGAGTGAAAAGTTAGTGGATAACAcaaatggtaataataacacGAACAGTACTAATACAAACAATAATAGTCGAAATGTAGGTGATGCAAATAACGTTATTTGTATAtctacaaataataataataatccaAATAATGCTCTTCAgcaaaatgcaaaaattttatctcATACCTTAGATATGAATCAAAAACGGAGTTCTCACACGTCTCAGTATTCTACAAACCCAAATATACAAGACATTCAAAAACAATTACACTTTCAAAATCAGCAAAATATGAATACTCCTGAATTGCACAATCCTATGCAAATAGTAAAGCAAGGTAGTGGTAATAATTACcagcaaaaaaatatgaacaataataataatacgaaaaaaaaaggaccCAAAGAAGGCAGAAAAACATTATCAGGAGCACCGCATGATCTAAGTATGCAACATCATCAGCCATCCTCCAAGAAAAGCTCAGTTTCTTCCAATTTTATTgaacataataatttatgtacaaaattaaatagtaTAATCAATTTTGAATGGATTAGCTCAGATTTAAAGTTACatcaaaatggaaataaacAAGGTTCATTTGATGAAAATGATACTTGA
- the RPN2 gene encoding 26S proteasome regulatory subunit RPN2, putative: MDFERNLHKSDIVTSASGVIALLNEEETSLKIFGLEKLNAIVDIYWPELADHIFKIEELCEDQNFVGRELANLVASKVYFHLEKYPEALKYALCSGKLFNINEKSQYVETMLAKCIEKYVEIRERDYEGEDFSNDDYCDNDNINGYNNISGYNSSNNNNNNNNVNNVNNVNNVNNVNNNNNSNHVPVHNNSGKSNLTINNGNSGASFIASNAYNTNVNYNNVDDDNTYSRSNFSLYNNFDNNISSYHNNSNTNKGINDKDIFNLDLNNDINKKMEQFVDEMLEICIKNNSVKEALGVALDARRLDKVEYIILNSPNKIEILQHSISNERHINTTKKFRRDFFKLLVKIYLSMDEEELKNEYINLCKCLFYVNDYVKVAEILLNLLHNYHLMAYQISFDLVDLENRKFLKNILRQIKEILMKNKTYYYGEENYSTISFNELKKDTIITNDNILVEQHANGDQSERKDNAHADAVATSAVVDDSKNKNNNIGDNTTPLQNQENSVNETIENEKVQEEELEKENTDNDKNSESKKEDKNKSSDDDVFMYVHEKHKLYDKIKILVYILTGKVTINLYIEFLHRNNHADLILLDSYKNAVDSRSSITHHGIVIAHALMQTGTTCDVFLRSNIEWLSKAINWAKFSATASLGVVYKGHVNESFIVLSSHLPYNDVTRQIANNLNVGISPSGVYSEGGSLYALGLIHACNNTNDKKVKNYLLAQLKLNVNDEVLQHGCCLGLGLVCLGESDDDLVYDELKAVMYSDSAVAGESAAYAIGLLKLGSGDEKCVDELLAYAHDTQHEKITRACSISLGFVMFQKEKEADALIEELINDKDAIIRYGGMFTIALAYCGLSNYNKHIIKKLLHFSVSDVSDDVRRAAVIALGFVLCNTPSQVPMFLNLLIESYNPHVRYGAALALGIACAASGNEEAIDMLMPLLTDTTDFVRQSAFISLGLIFQQSNEHVNPNFKKYKDEIMKILSDKHEDIMAKFGAIVGAGLLDICGRNAVSTFFTRRANIIRPQSAVGFCLFSQLWYWFPLIHMISLTFLPTCLIGLTEDLKVPKNFSVISTCKNHTFDYPSFLSKEKTQEKKETVTAVLSTTAKRKTLKLKKQKSDNKLTKEKTAQDDNSSVLSDGKSMKNLEILSTAATVGQSSHVSHAESIEGSANDENTNEQANDSNNFAHLQKIKKPDSKSKNTSISSSTNNNVDMKNPCRVIKMQEKFIEYLPSDRFKPILPTRKSGFIMLIDTAPSEPSDFIELNLENNSKKEAPPFEPFVWKEEN, encoded by the exons ATGGATTTTGAGAGAAACCTGCACAAAAGTGATATTGTCACATCAGCCTCAGGAGTGATAGCACTATTGAACGAGGAAGAAACtagtttaaaaatatttggtTTGGAAAAGTTGAATGCTATTGTTGATATATACTGGCCTGAATTAGCTGaccatatttttaaaattgagGAATTATGTGAAGATCAGAATTTTGTAGGTCGAGAGCTAGCCAATTTAGTTGCCAGTAAggtttattttcatttagaaaaatacCCAGAAGCTTTAAAATATGCACTGTGTTCAGGTAAattgtttaatataaatgaaaaatcgCAATATGTTGAAACAATGTTGGCTAAATGTATTGAGAAATACGTAGAAATTAGGGAAAGGGATTATGAAGGTGAGGATTTTAGCAATGACGATTATTGCGATAATGACAATATTAATGGATACAACAACATTAGTGGTTACAAcagtagtaacaataacaacaataataataatgttaataatgttaataatgttaataatgttaataatgttaataataataataatagtaatcaTGTTCCCGTTCATAATAATAGCGGTAAAAGTAACCTTACCATTAATAATGGAAATAGTGGAGCTTCTTTTATTGCTAGTAACGCGTACAATACCAatgttaattataacaatGTGGATGATGACAATACATACAGTAGAAGCAACTTTAGCctgtataataattttgacAACAATATTAGTAGTTAtcataataacagtaataccAATAAAGGTATAAATGATAAggacatttttaatttggatttaaataatgatataaataaaaaaatggagCAATTTGTTGATGAGATGTtagaaatatgtataaaaaataatagcgTGAAAGAAGCGTTAGGGGTTGCTTTAGATGCCAGACGTTTGGATAAAGTagaatatatcattttaaattctccaaataaaatagaaatattacaGCATTCTATTTCTAATGAAAGACATATTAATACtactaaaaaatttagaagagatttttttaaacttttagTAAAAATTTATCTTTCCATGGATGAAGAAGAATTGAAAAacgaatatattaatttatgtaaatgtttattttatgtaaatgatTATGTAAAAGTTGCAGAGATATTATTAAATCTGTTACATAATTATCATTTGATGGCATATCAAATATCTTTCGATTTAGTAGATttagaaaatagaaaatttttaaaaaatattttaagacaaataaaagaaattcttatgaaaaataaaacgtaCTATTACGGAGAGGAAAATTATAGTACTATTTCATTCAATGAATTGAAAAAAGATACAATTATTACGAATGACAATATTTTAGTTGAACAGCATGCAAATGGGGATCAGAGTGAAAGAAAAGATAATGCTCATGCCGATGCCGTTGCAACTTCGGCTGTTGTTGAtgatagtaaaaataaaaataataatattggtGATAATACAACTCCTTTGCAAAATCAAGAAAATAGTGTGAACGAAACGATAGAGAATGAAAAAGTACAGGAGGAGGAATTGGAAAAAGAGAATACAGACAATGATAAGAACAGCGAATCGAAAAaggaagataaaaataaatcatctGATGATGATGTATTCATGTACGTACatgaaaaacataaattatatgataaaataaaaatattagtttatatattaactgGAAAAGTAaccataaatttatatatcgAATTCTTGCATCGTAACAATCATGCtgatttaatattattagatAGTTATAAGAATGCTGTAGATTCTAGAAGTAGTATAACACATCATGGAATTGTAATAGCACATGCATTAATGCAAACAGGCACTACATGTGACGTTTTCTTACGTTCAAATATTGAGTGGTTATCAAAAGCAATTAACTGGGCTAAATTTTCAGCCACTGCTTCTTTAGGAGTTGTATATAAAGGACATGTAAATGAGTCTTTCATTGTTCTTTCATCTCATTTACCATACAACGATGTAACCCGACAGATAGCAAACAATTTAAACGTAGGTATTTCACCAAGTGGTGTATATTCAGAGGGGGGTTCCTTATATGCTCTTGGTTTAATACATGCCTGTAATAATACTAATGATAAGaaggtaaaaaattatttattagctcaattaaaattaaatgtgaATGATGAAGTATTACAACATGGTTGTTGCTTAGGGTTAGGTTTAGTTTGCTTAGGAGAAAGTGATGATGATTTAGTTTATGATGAGTTAAAAGCAGTTATGTATTCTGATTCTGCAGTAGCAGGTGAAAGTGCTGCTTATGCCATTGGATTGTTAAAATTAGGGAGTGGAGATGAAAAATGTGTAGATGAATTGTTGGCATATGCACATGATACGCAACATGAAAAGATAACAAGAGCATGTAGTATAAGTTTAGGATTTGTTATGTttcaaaaggaaaaagaagcaGATGCATTAATTgaagaattaataaatgataaagatGCTATTATAAGATATGGAGGTATGTTTACTATCGCTTTAGCATACTGTGGTTTatcaaattataataaacatataataaagaaattattacatttttctgTTTCAGACGTAAGTGATGATGTTAGAAGAGCAGCTGTTATTGCATTAGGTTTTGTATTATGTAATACCCCTTCACAAGTACCcatgtttttaaatttattaattgaAAGCTATAATCCACATGTACGTTATGGTGCTGCTCTAGCGTTAGGTATTGCATGTGCAGCATCAGGAAATGAAGAAGCAATAGATATGTTAATGCCGTTATTAACAGATACAACCGATTTTGTTAGGCAGAGTGCTTTCATATCATTAGGATTAATTTTTCAACAATCAAATGAACATGTTAAtcctaattttaaaaaatataaagatgaaattatgaaaattttatcagATAAACACGAAGATATTATGGCAAAATTTGGAGCTATTGTAGGTGCTGGCTTATTAGATATATGTGGAAGAAATGCTGTTTCTACGTTTTTTACAAGAAGAGCTAATATTATAAGACCGCAGTCAGCTGTTGGTTTTTGCCTGTTTAGTCAATTATGGTATTGGTTTCCTTTAATACATATGATAAGCTTAACCTTTTTACCTACTTGTTTAATTGGCCTTACAGAAGATTTGAAAGTTCCTAAAAACTTTAGTGTTATATCTACTTGTAAAAATCATACTTTTGACTATCCTTCTTTTTTAAGTAAGGAAAAAAcgcaagaaaaaaaagaaacagtCACAGCAGTCTTATCTACAACTGCCAAGAGAAAAACATTGAAAttgaagaaacaaaaaagtgataacaaattaacaaaggaaaaaacagCACAAGACGACAATAGTTCTGTTTTATCTGATGGAAAATCtatgaaaaatttagaaattttAAGTACAGCAGCTACAGTAGGTCAGTCTAGTCATGTATCTCATGCAGAAAGCATTGAAGGTAGTGCAAATGACGAAAATACGAACGAACAGGCAAAtgattcaaataattttgcacatctacaaaaaattaagaaaccTGAcagtaaaagtaaaaatactAGTATATCGTCATCCACTAATAATAAC GTTGATATGAAAAACCCGTGTAGAGTTATAAAAATGCAAGAAAAGTTTATTGAGTACCTACCCAGTGATAGATTCAAACCTATTCTTCCAACACGAAAATCGGGCTTTATTATGCTTATAGATACAGc GCCATCAGAACCATCCGACTTTATAGAATTAAACCTTGAGAATAATAGCAAGAAGGAAGCTCCTCCTTTTGAGCCTTTTGTGtggaaagaagaaaattaa